The Polaromonas sp. SP1 DNA window GCGTCCTGATGCGCCGCGCCGGCGACGACGACAAGGACACCATGATCGCCAGCATCGGCCCCTTCTGGGACGCCAATGAAACCTGGCTGGTGCTGGGCGTGGGCATCCTGCTGACGGTGTTCCCGATGGCGCACGGCGTGATTCTGGGCGCGCTGTATCTGCCGGTGGCCTTCATGCTGATAGGCCTTACGCTGCGCGGCGTGGCATTCGACTTCCGCGTGAAGGCGCGCGCCAGCCACAAGCCGCTGTGGAACCGCATGTTCTACACCGGCTCGCTGCTGGCGAGCTGGTCGCAGGGCTACATGCTGGGCTCGCTGATCACCGGTTTTGCCTCGGACTGGTGGACGATTGTGTTCAACGCCGTGATCGGCGCCGCGCTGGTGGCGGCGTACTGCCTGCTGGGCGCGGGCTGGCTCATCATCAAGTCGGAAGGCGAGCTGCAGCTTCGCGCGGTGCGCTGGGCGCGCGGCAGCCTGTGGTTCACCATGGCCGGTGTGGCCGCGATCTCGATCGCCACGCCGCTGGTCAGCCCGACGATTTTTGCCAAGTGGTTTTCGTTTCCCAACATCGTGTTGCTGCTGCCGATCCCGGCGGCTACGGCGGTGCTCTTCGGCGTGATCTTCCGCAGCCTGCAGCGCCTGCCGGTGCGGCTGGGGCAGGGCAACGAGTACGGCGCCTGGGTGCCCTTCGGCGCGACGGTGGGCGTGTTCTTGCTGGCCTTCTACGGCCTGGCGTACAGCCTCTTCCCCTGGCTGGTGATCGACAAGCTCACCATCTGGCAGGCTGCCACGGCGCCGGAGGCGATGGGGGTGATTTTGGTGGGGGCCTTGGTGGTGTTGCCGATGATTGTTGGGTACACGGTATTCGCATACCGCGTCTTCTGGGGCAAGAGCACTGCTCTGAAATATTGACCCTGTCTCCGTTCGCCCTGAGGTATCGAAGGGCTGGCGCAGCACAGGCTTCGATACCTCAGCCCGAACGGAGGGAGGTTGCGCGTCGGGCCCTTCCTTTCGATACCTCAGGGCGAACGGGGAAGGTTCCGCGGCTCATGCTGGCCTTGGCGCGGCTCGCTTCGCCTCGCGTTTGGCGGTAGGCGCTATCAAATTAGTAGCTGCTTGCTCATGCTCCGCTTGGGCTGGAGGCTGATTTGATGTCTAACCAATCTCCGGTGGAGGTGGTGCGACCAGCGCCAGGTCCTGGAGGAAAGCCGCAGCCGACTCATACCGGTGATCCGGATTTTTCGCCATGAGCTTGTTGACGATGCCCTGCATGGCGACATGCGCCGGCGGCAGTGCGGGCGTCTCGGCGTTCAGGTGTTTGGCCAGCAGCAGCTCGAGTGATTCGGCGATGTAGGGCCGCCGGTGCGCCAGCATCTCGAAGAACATCACACCCAGGCTGTAAAGGTCGGACTGCGCCGTCACCTTGCGGCCGGTGGCCTGCTCGGGGCTCATGTAATAGGGCGTTCCCACGACGTCGCCGTGATGGGTTTGCGTCAGGCCCATGTTTTGCGCCTGCAG harbors:
- a CDS encoding cytochrome d ubiquinol oxidase subunit II, with translation MLDLAPDLTQAAGWMPIVFLVVMGLAMLAYVVLDGYDLGVGVLMRRAGDDDKDTMIASIGPFWDANETWLVLGVGILLTVFPMAHGVILGALYLPVAFMLIGLTLRGVAFDFRVKARASHKPLWNRMFYTGSLLASWSQGYMLGSLITGFASDWWTIVFNAVIGAALVAAYCLLGAGWLIIKSEGELQLRAVRWARGSLWFTMAGVAAISIATPLVSPTIFAKWFSFPNIVLLLPIPAATAVLFGVIFRSLQRLPVRLGQGNEYGAWVPFGATVGVFLLAFYGLAYSLFPWLVIDKLTIWQAATAPEAMGVILVGALVVLPMIVGYTVFAYRVFWGKSTALKY